The Chitinophaga parva genomic sequence GGTGAGCACGCAGGACACCCAGCTGGCGGACAATGACCTGGTGTACAAACTGGCATCGCCCTCCCGCGTGGCGGATGTAAGCTGGGTAAAGCCCGGCAAAGTGGCGTGGGACTGGTGGAACGACTGGAACATTTACGGCGTGGATTTCAAAGCGGGTATCAATAACGATACGTACAAGTATTACATCGACTTTGCATCCGCCCACCACATTGATTACGTGATCCTGGACGAAGGCTGGGCCGTAAACCTGAAAGCAGACCTCTTCCAGGTGATCCCGGAAATAGACCTGCAGCAACTGGTGGATTATGGCAAACAAAAAGGCGTGCGCATCATCCTGTGGGCGGGGTACAACGCGTTTAACCGTGACCTTGAAAAAGTATGCAGGCACTTCTCCGAAATGGGGGTGGCAGGCTTTAAGGTGGATTTCATGGACCGCGATGACCAGGCCATGGTAAATTTCTACTACCAGGCGGCCGCCACTGCCGCCAAATACAGGCTGCTGCTGGATTTCCACGGGGCATATAAGCCAACCGGCCTGCAACGCACTTACCCGAACGTGGTGAATTTTGAAGGCGTGCACGGCCTGGAAAACATGAAGTGGGAAACCAATTCAGACCAGGTAACGTATGATGTAAGCATTCCCTACCTACGCATGCTGGCAGGCCCCATGGATTACACACAAGGCGCCATGCGCAATGCTACCCGTGGGAATTACCGCGCCGTAAATGCGGAGCCCATGAGCCAGGGCACCCGCTGCCACCAGCTGGCGGAGTACGTGATCTTTGAATCGCCCCTGGAAATGCTCTGCGATGCACCTACCAATTACATGGCGGAAAAAGAATGTACGGAGCTGATTTCGGCAGTGCCCACCGTGTGGGACAATACCATGGCCCTGAATGGTGAAATGGGGCAATACATTTCCATTGCGCGCCAGTCTGGCAATTACTGGTATGTAGGCTCCCTCAATAACTGGACGGCCCGCAATCTTACGCTGGACCTGGGTTTCCTGGGCAACGGGCATTACAAGGCTGAAGTATTTAAAGATGGCGCCAATGCAGACCGTGCCGCCAAAGATTACAAACGCGAGATCATCGACGTACCGGCAAACAAGCAGTTGACCATCAGCATGGCCCCAGGTGGTGGGTATTTTGCACGGATCTATGCAGAGTAAATTGCCATAAAAAGAACACCATCATAAAAAAATCCCGCCTGCTTTTCCAGCGGCGGGATCTTTTTTATGGTATGCCACGATATGCTATGCATTGGCCAGCGCACGGTCCAGGTGCACATAGCCACCATCCACGTGCACCAGCTGCCCAGTGGTGTGTGACGACCTGGGGGAAAGCAGGAAAGCCGTGGTATTGGCAATTTCTTCTGCGGTGGTCATGCGGTGCTGCAGGGGAATGCGCTGCGTGATCTCGTGCAGTTTTGCTTCAGGATTGGGCAGGGTCTGGATCCAGTTCTCATATTGCGGTGTCCAGCATTCCGCCACTACCACGGCGTTCACGCGGATATTGTATTTCAGCAGCTCTACAGCCCACTCCCGGGTGAGCGCATTGCGCGCGCCGTTGGCGGCAGCATATGCAGAAGTACCTCCCTGGCCGGTCTCGGCGGTCTTGGAGCTGATGTTCACAATAGCTCCCTGCGAAGCTTTCAGCGCCGGCAATGCATGATGTGCCAGCAGGTAATAATGCACCACGTTACGGTGCAGAGAGGTCATGAAACCCTCGTAGCTGCCGTGTTCCAGGCTTATGCCGTCATTGAGTCCCGCGTTATTCACCAGGCCGTCTATGCGCCCGTAGGCATTCAGCACCGTTTGTACAGCAGTGGCACATGCCTGCGGATCGGAAAGTTCTGCGGTCACGGCCAGGCCGGATGCGCCCAGGGTGGCCAGGTGCTGCAGGGCCGCTTCATTGTCGCGCGGATCGCGGCCAAGGATCACGGGGATCGCGCCTTCCGCGGCCAGCACGTTCACAATGCCATTGCCTATGCCTTTTGCCCCGCCGGAAACGATGATCACTTTTTGTTGTAATTGAAGGTCCATATCTGTTGTAAAACGAAAGATCAAAGATTGTAAAAACGCTGCGCATTCCCGTGCCAGAAGGCGGATTGCTCTGCATGGGAGAAGCGGCTCACGAAATCGTCCACCAGGTTATGCACCTGCTCATAACTGCCCGCCAGCAGGCATACGGGCCAGTCGCTCCCGAAGAGCACGCGCTGTGCGCCAAAGCATTCCCATACGGTTTCCAGGTAGGGCTTAAAATCCGCGGGCTGCCACCGTTGCCAATCGGCCTCCGTGACCATGCCGGACAATTTGCAATACACGTTTTCCTGGGCCGCAATATTTTCCAGGCGAAGCCGCCACGTGTGCAATGATTTGTCGCGGATGGGAGGCTTGCCCAGGTGGTCCAGCATAAAGCGCTGTCCAGGCAAAGCCGCCGCCAGTATGGGTATATGTACTAACTGGTCCGTATGCACGACAATATCAAAGGTATAATCGTATTGCGCCAGCATCTTCAGTCCTTTTTTAAATGCCGGTTGCAGCATGAGCGCACGGTCTTCTTCGTCCTGCAAAATATAGCGGAAGCCCCGGATCAGCGGCTCTTCCCGGTAGCGTTCCAGGTGGGCGCGCAGGTCCGGCATGCGCGGATCTATCCAGCCCACAATACCCCGGATATGATCACAACGATGGGCCAGCCCCAACAGGAAATTATTCTCCGCCAGTGACTGGTCTGCCTGCACAGCAATGCCGTCATAAATACCGTGCTGCTGCATGAGCGGGCGCACGGCATCCGGCAAAAAATCGCCCCGGATCACGGCCATCTCCGGCGTGATCCAGCTGTCGCGTACCGGGTCGTACTTCCAGAAGTGTTGGTGAGTATCGATCTTGAGCATAAAAATCGTACAACGTACAATGTACAGCGTACAACGTACTTGTGTTTTGTTCGGTATTTAATTTAATGTCGTTTGCGCGGGGCCTTTCCTGCTGACGGGCTGGGTCGTTGTACGCTGTACGTTGTACGCTGTACGTTGTACAATTTTCAAAACGCAAATACCTGTTCCATCAACTTCCACTTTTCGCCGGGGGCGGCAAAGGGGAGGGGTTGCTGGAACTGTGCCATCAGGGATTCCCAGGCTTGTGCCCGTCCGTTTGCGGCGTCCATGGCGGCTTTGCGGGCGAAGGAAAAGTCGGGCGTTGTTTCCATGATCATAAAAAGGCGGTTACCGGTGCGGTATATTTCCATGCGGGTAATGCCGGCATCGCGGATGCTTTGCAGTACTTCGGGCCACACCTGCTGGTGCCAACGGTCGTAGGAGGCAATGGCTTCCGGCGTGTCAACCAGGTCCAGGGCCAGGCAGTATTTGTTCATAAGAGGAAGATAGTTAATGCGCTGCAGAAAGTTGTACTTCCTTTACCGCAATATTTTTAAATGCAAAGAAGGCTACCACGGCAAAACAAATGATGGGTACCGCGTAGGCCAGCTGTATGTTGTGCGTAATGTCTGATACGAAGCCCATGAGCACCGGGAATACGGCGCCGCCGGCAATGGCCATTACCAGGAAAGACGTGCCTTCCTTGGTACGGGGGCCCAGGCCGCGTATACTCAGTGCAAAGATGGTAGGGTACATCACGGACATAAAGAATTCCACCCCACCAATAGCGTACACGGCAGCCTGTCCTTCGCCAAAAACGGCCAGCAGGAGCAGCAACACGTTGATGCCGGCAAAGAGCAGCAGCAAGCGGGCGGGAGCTATGAACCGCATAAGGTAAGTGCCCACAAAACGGCCTGCCATGAATAAGGCCAGGAAGTAGGCCAGCAACAGGGCGGCCTGCTTTTCATCTGTCTGGGCCGCATGCCAGGCAAAACGGATAAAGAAGCTGCTCACCCCCACCTGTGCACCCACATAAAAGAACTGGGCAATAACGCCCAGGCGCAGGTTAGGCTCGGAGAGCACGGACCAGTCCAGCGAAGTGGCTTCCTGCGGTGGTTGTGGCTCCGGCAGGTGCGTGCGCCAGCATACCACGGCTACCAGGGCCACCACGGCGGCTATGAGCAGGTAGGGGATCTGCACAGTGGAGGCCTCGTGCTGGAGGTAAGCCAGCAGGTCTGCTGATGGCATGGCCTTCAGCTGTGCCTCCGTATAAGTGGTGCCGGAAAGGATGAACTGCCGGCCCAGTAAAGGTGCCAGGCAGGCGGCCAGCCCGTTGAATGATTGTGCAAAGTTGAGCAGGTGCACGCCCTTGCCGGGCTGCTCCATATCGCCCAGCTCCGTCATATATGGGTTGGCGGCCGATTCCAGGATGGTACAGCCGCAGCCGATGATGAAAATGGCAGCCAGGAAAAAGGCGTAAGCGCGGGTGCCGGCAGCGGGATAAAAGAGGAGGGCGCCCAGCACAAAGAGGCCAAGGCCCGCCAGTATGCCCACTTTGTACCCAAACCGTTTCAGGAACATGCCCGCAGGTATGGCCATAAAGAAGTAAGCCATGAAGGTAGATGCGTCAATAAAAGACGATTGGATGTCGGAGAGCTGGCAGGCTTTTTTCAAATGTGGAATCAGGATGGGATTCAGGTTGATCGCAAATCCCCATAAAAAAAAGAGGGCGGTGACCAGCACTACCGCTACCCCGAGAGAGCGTTTCTGCATTAAAGGCGTTTGTACAAATGGTCCCGGCGAGCCGGGAATAAGGCGTGGATCAAGTTACAAAATAGGAACGTTTTGCGCAGGAAATGCGGCGGATTTTAACGAAAGGGCATAGGATATTAACCTTTTAGGGGAATGTGGGCTTGTGGCGGTGTAATTGAGTACCGTTTTGGGCGAAGGAGGCCTGGAAATGGGGGAGCTATCGTGTTGCGGTCACTGCAAAAGTAATGGCACTTACGGCGCTTTATTGATCATCACGGGGGTACTGCCCTGCTTAAGCTCCCGGGCGCGGGTTGGGTGAAAAGGATAAATTTCTTGTCAGTAACATGGAATTAACCGAAAATTGCAGGCAGCTGATGGCTGTTGTGCAGCGGCCATCAGCGCACGGGAATCCTGCTTTTCTTTCACGCTTTTTACACAAATCCTCATGTTCAAATTAGTATTGCTCCGCCATGGTGAAAGCACCTGGAATAAAGAGAACCGGTTTACCGGGTGGACCGATGTGGACCTCACCGAAAAAGGCCGCCAGGAAGCTGCGCAGGCGGGCCGCATCCTGCACCAGGAAGGCTACACGTTTGACGTGGCCTACACTTCCGTGCTTAAGCGCGCTATTAAAACGCTGGATCTTTGCCTGGATGAAATGGACCGGCTCTGGATACCGGTGATAAAAAGCTGGAAGCTGAATGAGCGCCACTACGGCGCCCTGCAGGGATTGAACAAGGCGGAAACGGCGGCCCAATATGGAGAAGCACAGGTGCATATCTGGCGCCGCAGTTACGACATTCCGCCACCAGCCCTTACCCCGGACGACGATCGCTTTCCCGGGCACGACCCCCGCTATGCCGGCATTGCCCCCGCGTCATTACCGTTATTTGAATCGCTGAAAGATACAGTGAACCGCTTTGTGCCTTACTGGGAAACAGAACTGGCCCCCGTGGTCAAAAGCGGCAAAAAAGTGATCATCGCAGCCCATGGCAACAGCCTGCGGGCCCTGGTAAAGCACCTGGACCATATTGCTGACGATGCCATTGCGGAGCTCAACATTCCCACCGGCGTCCCCCTGGTGTATGAACTGGATGAGGCCCTGCATCCACTAAAGCAATATTACCTCGGTGATCCCGCGCAGATAGCCGCCGCCACCGCCGCGGTGGAAGCGCAGGGGAAGGCCCGGTGAGATGTGCGATGGCAGGTCAGCTACGGCCCCTGGAGATCAGCCAGATGATCACGAACACTACCACGGCCACCAGTAAAATGCCTACCCATACGCCAGCCTTGAAGATATCGCCTACTACCTGGCAGCTACTCAGTAACATGGTTGTAAGTGCTAAAAACGTAATACAGATCGCTTTCATAATGATGATTTAAGATGAGAAGTAAGTGGTGCCTGCGAAGGAGATAGCACATCCTGTGCCATTGCGCACGGGGACAAAAAAACCGCCCAGGAATAGGCGGTCGTCATTTTATCCTTATATCTAATAAAGCGTTTAGAAAAAAATCAGTTTGTATTAGTATAGGGAATGAAGATGAAAAATGGAGTGCAGGTTTTCAGGCTAGGTGTACAAAAGGTTTGAGAATAGGTTTAAGAATAGGTTTAAGGCATCGGTTGACACAAAGCTAAACACAATCTGTTGCCTAATTTGTAGCATTTATACTACAGCAACTTAGGGCCTATCGGCTTAATTTTGCGCGCGTCGCGGCCTTGTGTGCCAACTCACTATTCCAATTTATGCCCGGGGATAGCTCCAACGGAAAGAACGCCTTACCATATCCCGAAATTGTACGTAGCCCGTTTTCATTGTTTAAAATATGATATTGTTTATTGCAAGGCAAAGTCTTGTGAATAGGGATTTTTTATGTAGGTGCAGGTAAGAAAAAAAGAAGGCTTCCGTGCTCCTTTTTTATGGGCCGTAAGGATTGTTAACGGACAATAACATTTAGGCTGTGGTGCTCTGTATCCAGCCATGGTAGCGGATTGCAGGCGGTCATCATTACATTGGGCCGTAACTGTAGAAAATAAACTACAGATAGTTTTTAGGGTTGGCGGTAATTTGCGGCTCCCTTCCGGACCGGTGGTAAAAACCGGGGCTGATAACCGGTTGTTCAACTGCGGACGGAGGGGGTATTAATTTCACGTAATTGTGAAAATTGTTCACTAAGTTTGTAAATATTGACTATGCCTGCTGCCAGTCTTGCCTGATCTCTTAATGCCACACCTACGCTATCCCAACAGGACCTTGTAACAATATAACCGTGTACAGATGGCACCGATATCAGCTCTGATTTTACTGTCAGTTACAACAACATACCCAGGAACCAGCGCCGGAAACCGTGTGCGCGCTGACCAGGTATGGCAGTGCATACGCCATCAGAAAAGATGTTTGATTGCATAAGTAGTGTTCGTCTCCCTGTGAAATTGCTGCCGATTCAGATACATGCCATTAACCCAAACTGTGACGATGTTATCCCAAACCGGCTAAGACTTGTGTTATCTGCATTATATTTTATCAACCGCTGCTCCATTGTTCCGGCTAGTTGCATGGAAACGCGATGGAGCCGGTGCATACGGGGTACTGCTCTTGTGGGAATTTGGTATGAATTTAATCGTTTCGTGTTTACTTGTTTTTTTACCCTGGCATCAGGCGAACGGCGTGGCCGCAACGGCCAGTGGGCAACACCTGGAGTACAGGGTAGCCGCACCGCCATCCCTGGTGGCAGTGTCAAACGCACCCCTGCTGGAACATGCTGCTGTGGCGGGCTTGCCAGCTTTGCTGGTATTGGGCCTGGGCCAATGGGGCGTCATCCTTGCATTGCTTTTTTTGTTGGCGCTGGGCGTGCTGCGCTGGGACCTCTATCGCAGGCGACGTAAGGATAAAGCCCTGCTTGAGCAGATGCATGTTGAATATGAAGCCATGCAACACACCGTGGTAAAGCTGGAGCAACTGGAAAGCGTGCTGCAACAACGGTTGCGTGTACAGGAACGGCTCATCACCGCTATACTTCACGATGTAAAGAGCCCGTTATATTATCTCCTTATCTCCGCCCGCGCCCTGAGCCAACGGGTTATCAACGCTGCCGATGGGCTGCAGGCCGATGCCGCAGCCTTCTACGATGCTACTTATCGCATGTATCACCTGCTGGACAACCTGCTGCAATACGTGAAACTGCATGCGCAACATAAGCACCAGGTAAAGGAACGCATCCAGCTCCATGCCCTGGTGGCCGAGAAGATAGCCCTCTTTTCCAACATGGCCGCGGCAAAACACATCCGCATAGAAAATGCTGTAACAGAAGACATGGAGCTTTATTGCGACCGTGCCATGCTGGCTATCATCTTACACAACCTGCTGGATAATGCGATCAAGTTCACCGAGACCGGCACCGTGCGCGTGCAGGCCACCGCGGAAGATGGCGCCATTAAACTGGAAATAACCGACAGCGGTGTAGGCATGCACGCAGGTTGGATGGCCTGGGTGAACCAGCCGCCGGACGCCTCCCGGCCGGATCTTCCGGCGGAAAACGGGCTGGGGCTTTTCATTGTAAAGGAGCTATTGGCAGAGATCAACGGGCGCCTGAAAATGTGGAGTAGTAATACAGGGACGGTGGCGCAGGTGACGCTGGGGGTGTGAGCATGATGCACACTCAATTACTGCTGCTATACATCCGCACAGTGTCTGCCAGCTCAATGATATTATTCACTTCCAGTTTTGCAAAAATGCGCGTCTTGTAAGTGCTCACCGTAGAAAGTTGCAGGTGCAGTGTCTTGGAAATATCTGCCACGCTGCTGCCTTTAATGAGCAACTGCATGACTTCCGTTTCCCGGTTAGAAAGGGCCAGCAGGGGATTGCCGGTGGGACGGGCTTTTACGCTGCCGTTCAGTAGTTGTTGCCGTATGTTGGAGCTCAGGTATTTTTCGTTATTGAGGATCTGGTGCAGGGCAGTTTTGATCTCGTGTTCAGAAGAATGTTTTACCAGGTAACCATCTGCCCCGGCCTGCAGGTAGCGCAGCGCGTAGAGCTCTTCATCGTATGCAGAAAAGATAAGTATTTTGATCTTGGGCTGGCGCAGGCGCAGTACGTCTATCATCTGCAGGTTATCGCCGCCGGGAATATTGATGTCGAGGATGATCAGGTCATAATGCCGTTTGGCCATCTCCTTGAGGGCCAGGTCAAAATTGTCCACATCACGGATA encodes the following:
- a CDS encoding glycoside hydrolase family 97 protein; this translates as MQALKTMAASLLLAGATAAPALAQQAYTVQSPDGHLSARIFTGPQLRYQLLRDGETLIDTSAISLQLSTGEILGKPALVRSQHKGSVQQIISAPVYKRKTVNDHYNELTLALKGDYSVVFRAYNEGVAYRFATSKKAAFDVVNEEATFNFPANDSAWVPYVRQDNPASFDAQFYNSFENTYTVAPLASLDSRRLAFLPVAVNAAGGKHIAITEADLENYPGMYVNGGHGQTLKGVFAPAPKDIEAGGHNMLQGVVKTRQPYIAHCEGARNFPWRIMAVSTQDTQLADNDLVYKLASPSRVADVSWVKPGKVAWDWWNDWNIYGVDFKAGINNDTYKYYIDFASAHHIDYVILDEGWAVNLKADLFQVIPEIDLQQLVDYGKQKGVRIILWAGYNAFNRDLEKVCRHFSEMGVAGFKVDFMDRDDQAMVNFYYQAAATAAKYRLLLDFHGAYKPTGLQRTYPNVVNFEGVHGLENMKWETNSDQVTYDVSIPYLRMLAGPMDYTQGAMRNATRGNYRAVNAEPMSQGTRCHQLAEYVIFESPLEMLCDAPTNYMAEKECTELISAVPTVWDNTMALNGEMGQYISIARQSGNYWYVGSLNNWTARNLTLDLGFLGNGHYKAEVFKDGANADRAAKDYKREIIDVPANKQLTISMAPGGGYFARIYAE
- a CDS encoding amidohydrolase family protein, which produces MLKIDTHQHFWKYDPVRDSWITPEMAVIRGDFLPDAVRPLMQQHGIYDGIAVQADQSLAENNFLLGLAHRCDHIRGIVGWIDPRMPDLRAHLERYREEPLIRGFRYILQDEEDRALMLQPAFKKGLKMLAQYDYTFDIVVHTDQLVHIPILAAALPGQRFMLDHLGKPPIRDKSLHTWRLRLENIAAQENVYCKLSGMVTEADWQRWQPADFKPYLETVWECFGAQRVLFGSDWPVCLLAGSYEQVHNLVDDFVSRFSHAEQSAFWHGNAQRFYNL
- a CDS encoding phosphatidate cytidylyltransferase gives rise to the protein MKAICITFLALTTMLLSSCQVVGDIFKAGVWVGILLVAVVVFVIIWLISRGRS
- a CDS encoding response regulator; this encodes MTNILIADDHTIVRLGITILIRDMLPKVYIRDVDNFDLALKEMAKRHYDLIILDINIPGGDNLQMIDVLRLRQPKIKILIFSAYDEELYALRYLQAGADGYLVKHSSEHEIKTALHQILNNEKYLSSNIRQQLLNGSVKARPTGNPLLALSNRETEVMQLLIKGSSVADISKTLHLQLSTVSTYKTRIFAKLEVNNIIELADTVRMYSSSN
- the fucP gene encoding L-fucose:H+ symporter permease translates to MQKRSLGVAVVLVTALFFLWGFAINLNPILIPHLKKACQLSDIQSSFIDASTFMAYFFMAIPAGMFLKRFGYKVGILAGLGLFVLGALLFYPAAGTRAYAFFLAAIFIIGCGCTILESAANPYMTELGDMEQPGKGVHLLNFAQSFNGLAACLAPLLGRQFILSGTTYTEAQLKAMPSADLLAYLQHEASTVQIPYLLIAAVVALVAVVCWRTHLPEPQPPQEATSLDWSVLSEPNLRLGVIAQFFYVGAQVGVSSFFIRFAWHAAQTDEKQAALLLAYFLALFMAGRFVGTYLMRFIAPARLLLLFAGINVLLLLLAVFGEGQAAVYAIGGVEFFMSVMYPTIFALSIRGLGPRTKEGTSFLVMAIAGGAVFPVLMGFVSDITHNIQLAYAVPIICFAVVAFFAFKNIAVKEVQLSAAH
- a CDS encoding L-fucose dehydrogenase — its product is MDLQLQQKVIIVSGGAKGIGNGIVNVLAAEGAIPVILGRDPRDNEAALQHLATLGASGLAVTAELSDPQACATAVQTVLNAYGRIDGLVNNAGLNDGISLEHGSYEGFMTSLHRNVVHYYLLAHHALPALKASQGAIVNISSKTAETGQGGTSAYAAANGARNALTREWAVELLKYNIRVNAVVVAECWTPQYENWIQTLPNPEAKLHEITQRIPLQHRMTTAEEIANTTAFLLSPRSSHTTGQLVHVDGGYVHLDRALANA
- a CDS encoding sensor histidine kinase, with protein sequence MAATASGQHLEYRVAAPPSLVAVSNAPLLEHAAVAGLPALLVLGLGQWGVILALLFLLALGVLRWDLYRRRRKDKALLEQMHVEYEAMQHTVVKLEQLESVLQQRLRVQERLITAILHDVKSPLYYLLISARALSQRVINAADGLQADAAAFYDATYRMYHLLDNLLQYVKLHAQHKHQVKERIQLHALVAEKIALFSNMAAAKHIRIENAVTEDMELYCDRAMLAIILHNLLDNAIKFTETGTVRVQATAEDGAIKLEITDSGVGMHAGWMAWVNQPPDASRPDLPAENGLGLFIVKELLAEINGRLKMWSSNTGTVAQVTLGV
- the gpmA gene encoding 2,3-diphosphoglycerate-dependent phosphoglycerate mutase; translation: MFKLVLLRHGESTWNKENRFTGWTDVDLTEKGRQEAAQAGRILHQEGYTFDVAYTSVLKRAIKTLDLCLDEMDRLWIPVIKSWKLNERHYGALQGLNKAETAAQYGEAQVHIWRRSYDIPPPALTPDDDRFPGHDPRYAGIAPASLPLFESLKDTVNRFVPYWETELAPVVKSGKKVIIAAHGNSLRALVKHLDHIADDAIAELNIPTGVPLVYELDEALHPLKQYYLGDPAQIAAATAAVEAQGKAR
- a CDS encoding L-rhamnose mutarotase, which encodes MNKYCLALDLVDTPEAIASYDRWHQQVWPEVLQSIRDAGITRMEIYRTGNRLFMIMETTPDFSFARKAAMDAANGRAQAWESLMAQFQQPLPFAAPGEKWKLMEQVFAF